From the Comamonas odontotermitis genome, one window contains:
- a CDS encoding molybdopterin-dependent oxidoreductase, with translation MNPFIWQRNNADAIVSEARKLITKQLPQDARRQFLRRGLTLGGLALLSGCRIDDSATAEAALTRISRVNDAVQGWLFDGSRLAPTYPDSMIARPFPFNAFYAESEVPRVDASSYRLEVSGLVADKRRWQLHELRALPQHSQVTRHICVEGWSAIGKWGGPRFGDFLRAVGADLSARYVGFQCVDSYYTSIDMATALHPQTLLALDWDGQPLPPRYGFPMKLRMPTKLGYKNPKHITAIFVSNTYNRGYWEDQGYNWFGGS, from the coding sequence ATGAACCCATTCATCTGGCAACGTAATAACGCGGACGCAATCGTGTCCGAGGCACGCAAGCTGATCACAAAACAGCTGCCGCAGGATGCGCGCAGACAATTCCTCAGGCGCGGACTCACGCTGGGCGGCCTTGCCTTGCTCAGCGGCTGCCGCATCGACGACAGCGCCACTGCCGAAGCCGCGCTCACACGCATCTCCCGCGTCAACGATGCCGTGCAGGGCTGGCTGTTCGACGGCTCGCGCCTTGCGCCGACCTACCCCGACTCGATGATCGCGCGCCCCTTCCCATTCAATGCCTTCTATGCCGAAAGCGAGGTACCGCGCGTGGATGCGAGCAGCTACCGGCTGGAAGTCTCCGGCCTCGTCGCCGACAAGCGCCGCTGGCAGTTGCACGAGCTGCGCGCCCTGCCCCAGCACAGCCAGGTCACGCGCCACATCTGTGTGGAAGGCTGGAGCGCCATCGGCAAGTGGGGCGGCCCGCGTTTTGGCGACTTCCTGCGCGCCGTGGGCGCCGATCTGAGCGCTCGCTACGTCGGCTTTCAATGCGTCGACAGTTACTACACCAGCATCGACATGGCCACGGCCCTGCATCCGCAGACGCTGCTGGCTCTTGATTGGGACGGGCAGCCGCTGCCGCCCCGCTATGGCTTTCCGATGAAGCTGCGCATGCCGACCAAGCTGGGCTACAAGAACCCCAAGCACATCACAGCCATTTTCGTGAGCAACACCTACAACCGTGGCTACTGGGAAGACCAGGGCTACAACTGGTTCGGCGGCAGCTGA
- a CDS encoding glycine-rich domain-containing protein, translating to MYLVWLAGAVALVVGVWWRRRMGRSRLRQQRLRYVQAYAFQPRYHDALRVAYPRLDAEGYKHAEHALRQFFVMHLLAPGERLLMPSNLADALWHTFILDTRRYQLFCQQAFGQMFHHIPSHDMPPSAGAAGEAGRERMQATWNAAMASKRWLPLAMLGGIPLLFALDAHSGIEGGQRFAEADLRYWAVQYARMASAANADASGGSGGSGSGQSDSQSSGNSDWSTSDQSCASTRSTGGDDGGSSGSSAGSCDSNSSSCSGSSCGGSSCGGGGSD from the coding sequence ATGTATCTGGTTTGGCTGGCAGGTGCGGTGGCACTGGTCGTTGGGGTGTGGTGGCGCAGGCGTATGGGGCGCTCTCGCTTGCGGCAGCAGCGTCTGCGCTATGTGCAGGCCTATGCATTTCAGCCACGCTACCACGATGCGCTGCGCGTCGCCTATCCGAGGCTGGACGCGGAGGGCTACAAGCACGCAGAGCATGCGCTGCGCCAGTTTTTCGTCATGCATCTGCTGGCACCTGGCGAGCGCTTGCTGATGCCTTCCAACCTGGCAGATGCGCTCTGGCATACCTTCATTCTGGATACGCGGCGCTACCAGCTGTTCTGCCAGCAGGCGTTCGGGCAGATGTTCCACCATATTCCATCGCATGACATGCCCCCTTCGGCAGGTGCCGCAGGCGAGGCGGGCCGAGAGCGCATGCAGGCCACCTGGAATGCGGCAATGGCGTCGAAGCGCTGGCTGCCACTGGCCATGCTGGGAGGCATACCGCTTCTGTTTGCACTGGACGCCCACAGCGGCATTGAAGGAGGGCAGCGCTTTGCCGAGGCCGATCTGCGCTATTGGGCGGTGCAGTATGCAAGGATGGCATCTGCCGCCAATGCAGACGCATCAGGCGGCAGTGGGGGCTCGGGCTCCGGTCAGTCAGACAGTCAGAGCAGTGGGAACTCGGATTGGAGCACCAGCGATCAGTCGTGTGCCAGCACGCGCAGCACGGGCGGCGATGATGGCGGCAGTAGTGGCTCCAGCGCTGGCTCCTGTGACAGCAACAGCTCCAGCTGCAGTGGCAGCAGCTGTGGTGGAAGCAGTTGCGGCGGTGGCGGCAGTGACTGA
- a CDS encoding flavin reductase family protein — translation MNSIAGTAQQLGAETYFQSVPLEKAYRVLNHGPTVLVSAQHAGECNVMAAAWACALDFSPPKVTVVLDKATRTRALVEGSGRFALQLPTVPQAAMTVELGTVSALQQPDKLAQSGVQLFSAPGHDTPLVAGCAAWLECRLIPELHNQQAYDLFIGEVMGAWADSRVFANGHWMFETAPPELRTLHYVAGGHFYATGAAVVVPSQP, via the coding sequence ATGAATTCAATAGCAGGTACCGCACAACAGCTGGGCGCTGAGACCTATTTTCAATCCGTTCCGCTGGAGAAGGCCTACCGGGTCCTCAACCATGGGCCGACGGTTCTGGTGTCTGCCCAGCACGCGGGCGAGTGCAATGTGATGGCGGCCGCCTGGGCGTGCGCGCTGGATTTCAGCCCGCCCAAGGTGACCGTGGTGCTGGACAAGGCCACCAGAACCCGGGCGCTGGTGGAAGGCAGCGGGCGCTTTGCGCTGCAATTGCCCACGGTGCCGCAGGCTGCCATGACGGTGGAGCTGGGTACGGTGAGCGCCCTGCAGCAACCGGACAAGCTGGCGCAATCGGGCGTGCAACTGTTCTCTGCGCCTGGGCATGACACGCCCCTGGTTGCCGGTTGCGCAGCCTGGCTGGAGTGCCGCCTGATCCCCGAGCTACACAACCAGCAGGCCTATGACCTGTTCATTGGCGAGGTGATGGGCGCCTGGGCCGACAGCCGTGTGTTTGCCAACGGCCACTGGATGTTCGAGACCGCTCCGCCCGAGCTGCGCACCCTGCATTACGTGGCAGGTGGGCACTTCTACGCGACGGGCGCAGCGGTGGTGGTGCCGTCGCAGCCGTGA
- a CDS encoding DUF2783 domain-containing protein → MFDTQTPWPGSDDFYQSLLEAHQGLTEEDSHAFNARLILLLAQHVRDNEVLQAALAAARLPAGAAR, encoded by the coding sequence ATGTTTGATACCCAGACGCCCTGGCCGGGCAGCGATGACTTCTACCAATCCCTGCTGGAAGCCCACCAGGGACTGACCGAAGAAGACAGCCACGCCTTCAACGCCCGCCTCATCCTGCTGCTGGCCCAGCATGTACGCGACAACGAGGTGCTGCAAGCAGCCCTCGCAGCCGCGCGGCTGCCTGCTGGCGCTGCACGCTGA
- a CDS encoding sensor histidine kinase, with amino-acid sequence MIASLSRRLQRLSLSQRLSFVFVALLLACCAASVALQMRGSERHEQEVIQRLSLDLAPQIALYPELMEPQGFNPTAVSGLFDKLMAVNPSVEVYLLDAAGRIRSYSAPEGAVKREQIDLAPVHRLLGGSALPVFGDDPRSPLGHKVFSAAPLQLAGRDAGYVYVILQGENRETLASRVNAGSAANAMLWSMALVALLGTVAGLAAFRLITRPLRALTDGVRGLEVRGLSWLPQARPLLHRAARGGGEMALLSQSFERLAERTEEQWQALRQQDEQRRELFANLSHDLRTPLTSLHGYLETLRMKSEVLAPHEQGRYLDIALEQSRKVGRLAQEMFELARLEYGVAKPDMEQFFLTDLLQDVFQKFELTVQAKQQRLMADIAPDLPPVTADLAMMERVLVNLIDNAVRATPTGGEITVGLQPHAAGGIEVTVRDTGPGVSSALKKHLFERPVAMDAASPGARAGGFGLLIVHRILQLHASKIRLVPEAGSGAVFHFVLR; translated from the coding sequence GTGATTGCAAGCCTGTCGCGCCGTCTGCAGCGCCTTTCGCTGTCGCAGCGCCTGTCTTTCGTATTCGTGGCGCTGCTGCTGGCCTGCTGCGCGGCGTCGGTTGCCCTGCAGATGCGCGGCAGCGAGCGCCATGAGCAGGAGGTCATCCAGCGCCTGTCGCTGGACCTTGCGCCGCAGATTGCGCTGTATCCGGAGCTGATGGAGCCGCAGGGCTTCAACCCCACCGCAGTAAGCGGCCTGTTCGACAAGCTCATGGCGGTGAATCCGAGTGTTGAGGTGTATTTGCTGGATGCTGCAGGCCGCATCCGTTCGTATTCGGCACCCGAAGGTGCCGTCAAGCGCGAGCAGATCGATCTTGCCCCTGTACACCGCCTGCTGGGTGGCAGTGCATTGCCGGTGTTTGGTGATGACCCGCGCAGTCCCCTGGGCCACAAGGTGTTCAGCGCTGCGCCGCTGCAACTGGCGGGCCGCGACGCGGGCTATGTGTATGTGATTCTGCAGGGTGAGAACCGCGAGACATTGGCCTCGCGTGTGAATGCGGGCAGCGCGGCAAACGCCATGCTGTGGTCGATGGCGCTGGTCGCCTTGCTCGGTACGGTCGCGGGGCTGGCAGCGTTCCGCCTCATCACGCGCCCACTGCGTGCACTGACCGATGGTGTGCGCGGGCTGGAAGTCAGGGGCCTGTCGTGGCTGCCGCAGGCCAGGCCCTTGCTGCACCGCGCGGCGCGTGGCGGCGGCGAGATGGCCTTGCTGAGCCAGAGTTTCGAGCGGCTCGCAGAGCGCACCGAAGAGCAATGGCAGGCGCTGAGGCAGCAGGACGAGCAGCGCCGCGAGCTCTTTGCCAATTTGTCGCACGATCTGCGCACGCCGCTGACGTCGCTGCACGGCTATCTGGAGACGCTGCGCATGAAATCCGAGGTGCTGGCGCCGCACGAGCAGGGCCGCTACCTTGACATTGCACTGGAGCAAAGTCGCAAGGTGGGGCGCCTTGCGCAGGAGATGTTCGAGCTCGCGCGGCTGGAGTACGGCGTGGCCAAGCCGGACATGGAGCAGTTCTTTCTCACCGATCTGCTGCAGGATGTGTTCCAGAAGTTCGAGTTGACCGTGCAGGCCAAGCAGCAGCGCCTGATGGCCGACATCGCACCCGATCTGCCCCCGGTGACAGCCGATCTTGCGATGATGGAGCGCGTACTGGTGAACCTGATCGACAACGCGGTGCGTGCCACGCCAACCGGCGGCGAGATCACGGTGGGGCTGCAGCCGCATGCGGCCGGAGGCATTGAAGTGACAGTGCGCGATACCGGCCCGGGGGTATCGTCCGCCTTGAAGAAGCATTTGTTCGAGCGCCCGGTTGCAATGGATGCCGCATCACCGGGCGCGCGCGCAGGAGGTTTCGGGCTGTTGATCGTGCACCGCATCCTGCAGCTGCATGCCAGTAAGATACGGCTGGTGCCGGAGGCTGGTAGCGGAGCGGTCTTTCACTTCGTGCTTCGATGA
- a CDS encoding cytochrome b/b6 domain-containing protein codes for MHPMPKQITSASPHQHRPLQPLWLRITHWLNAVAVVVMVMSGWRIYNASPIFGDFRFPAGITLGGWLGGALQWHFAGMWLLALNGLAYLLLNLLTGRWARRMFPVSPRGVLRDAWLALTARLSHADLGHYNQVQRAAYLFAVADLVLLVVSGLVIWKSVQFPLLRELLGGYEMARRIHFIAMALLVGFIAVHIAMVVLVPRSLLTMLLGRSTLQRKTQPESAA; via the coding sequence ATGCACCCCATGCCAAAGCAAATCACCTCCGCCTCTCCGCACCAGCACAGACCTCTGCAGCCACTGTGGCTGCGCATCACCCACTGGCTCAATGCCGTGGCCGTCGTGGTCATGGTGATGAGCGGATGGCGCATCTACAACGCCTCGCCCATTTTTGGCGATTTCCGCTTTCCCGCCGGCATCACCCTGGGCGGCTGGCTGGGCGGCGCGCTGCAATGGCATTTTGCCGGCATGTGGCTGCTGGCTCTCAATGGCCTCGCCTACCTGCTGCTCAACTTGCTTACCGGCCGCTGGGCACGGCGCATGTTTCCCGTCTCGCCGCGCGGCGTGCTGCGCGATGCATGGCTTGCACTGACCGCGCGGCTGTCCCATGCAGACCTGGGCCACTACAACCAGGTGCAGCGCGCGGCCTATCTGTTTGCCGTGGCAGACCTGGTGCTGTTGGTGGTGAGCGGCCTGGTGATCTGGAAGTCAGTGCAGTTTCCGCTGCTGCGCGAGCTGCTGGGCGGCTACGAGATGGCGCGGCGCATTCACTTCATAGCCATGGCCTTGCTGGTCGGCTTCATCGCGGTGCACATCGCCATGGTCGTGCTGGTTCCGCGCTCACTGCTCACCATGCTGCTGGGCCGCTCCACATTGCAACGCAAAACACAACCGGAGAGCGCAGCATGA
- a CDS encoding pentapeptide MXKDX repeat protein, whose product MKNAFTTTALTLCLALGTASAFAADPMAKDAMGMDKPSAMGMDAMKKDAMGKDAMKKDAMGKDAMDKDAMSKDSMGKDAMKKDAMGKDAMSKDGMSK is encoded by the coding sequence ATGAAAAACGCATTCACCACCACCGCGCTCACCCTGTGTCTGGCTCTGGGCACCGCTTCCGCATTCGCAGCCGATCCGATGGCCAAGGACGCCATGGGCATGGACAAACCATCGGCCATGGGCATGGACGCCATGAAGAAGGATGCCATGGGCAAAGACGCCATGAAGAAGGATGCTATGGGTAAGGATGCCATGGACAAAGACGCAATGTCCAAGGACAGCATGGGTAAGGACGCCATGAAGAAGGACGCCATGGGCAAAGACGCCATGTCCAAGGATGGCATGAGCAAGTAA
- a CDS encoding Bug family tripartite tricarboxylate transporter substrate binding protein, protein MAILNRRQMLALGASPLAAALPWQAAHAADYPSKQVKFIVPFPPGGPVDTTARAFAVPLGQLWGQATFVDNRAGGGGIVGAEVAAKQAPDGYGLFVGAIHHSVNPSLHAKLGYDIQKDFAPISFAAMFPVFLVVNPSVPAKNVKELIALAKKPDSNLSFASSGNGGGTHLAGELFNMHAGTKLLHVPYKGSAPAMTDVLGGQVAMMFSDAPSAIPHIKTGKVRVLGVASPQRSALLPDVPTIAEQGLPGYDAYSWAALFAPAGTPKDVIAKINTDFNKVMRDPEVKQRLYVAGAEADPGTPEDMARRLKSEMDKWAKVVKAADIKI, encoded by the coding sequence ATGGCCATCCTCAATCGCCGCCAAATGCTGGCCCTCGGCGCCTCGCCCCTTGCTGCCGCGCTTCCCTGGCAGGCGGCGCACGCGGCAGACTACCCCAGCAAGCAGGTGAAATTCATCGTGCCGTTCCCGCCTGGCGGGCCGGTGGATACCACGGCGCGGGCTTTTGCCGTGCCGTTGGGGCAGTTGTGGGGCCAGGCCACCTTTGTTGACAACCGCGCAGGCGGCGGCGGGATTGTGGGTGCCGAAGTGGCCGCCAAGCAGGCGCCCGACGGTTACGGCCTGTTTGTGGGCGCCATACACCATTCGGTCAATCCTTCGCTGCATGCCAAGCTGGGCTACGACATTCAGAAGGACTTTGCGCCTATCAGCTTTGCCGCCATGTTCCCGGTGTTCCTGGTCGTCAACCCCAGCGTGCCGGCCAAGAATGTGAAAGAGCTGATAGCCCTGGCCAAAAAGCCGGACAGCAACCTCAGCTTTGCCTCGTCCGGCAATGGTGGTGGCACGCACCTCGCGGGCGAGCTTTTCAACATGCACGCGGGCACCAAGCTTTTGCATGTTCCATACAAGGGCAGCGCGCCTGCCATGACCGATGTTCTGGGTGGCCAGGTGGCCATGATGTTCAGCGACGCGCCCTCGGCCATTCCCCACATCAAGACTGGCAAGGTGCGGGTGCTGGGCGTGGCCAGTCCCCAGCGATCGGCGCTGCTGCCCGATGTGCCCACCATTGCAGAGCAGGGCCTGCCCGGTTACGACGCATACTCGTGGGCCGCCCTGTTTGCACCGGCAGGTACGCCCAAGGATGTGATCGCCAAAATCAACACTGATTTCAACAAGGTGATGCGAGACCCGGAGGTCAAGCAGCGCCTGTATGTGGCAGGCGCCGAGGCCGACCCCGGCACACCCGAGGACATGGCCAGGCGCCTGAAGTCCGAGATGGACAAATGGGCCAAGGTGGTCAAGGCGGCAGATATCAAGATCTGA
- a CDS encoding response regulator transcription factor: MDSPKRILIVEDDEHIAELLRMHLSDEGFEVEHVADGHLGLAAVERGGWHALVLDLMLPGVDGLEICRRARAMAHYVPIIITSARSSEVHRILGLELGADDYLAKPFSVMELVARVRALLRRSEALARNARLEAGVLALGGLSIDPIAREARVDGQAVELTPREFDLLYFFARQPGKVFSRLDLLNQVWGYQHDGYEHTVNTHINRLRTKIEKNPADPRRILTVWGRGYKLVEEAL, encoded by the coding sequence ATGGACTCCCCAAAACGCATCCTGATCGTCGAAGATGACGAACACATCGCCGAGCTGCTGCGCATGCACCTGAGCGACGAGGGCTTCGAGGTCGAGCATGTGGCAGATGGCCACCTGGGCCTGGCCGCCGTCGAGCGTGGCGGCTGGCATGCGCTGGTGCTGGACCTGATGCTGCCCGGTGTGGATGGCCTCGAGATCTGCCGACGCGCGCGGGCCATGGCCCATTACGTGCCGATCATCATCACGAGCGCACGCTCCAGCGAGGTGCACCGCATCCTGGGGCTGGAACTGGGCGCCGACGACTATCTGGCCAAGCCGTTCTCCGTCATGGAACTGGTGGCCCGCGTGCGGGCGCTGTTGCGGCGCAGCGAGGCGCTGGCCCGCAACGCTCGGCTGGAAGCTGGCGTGCTGGCGCTGGGCGGTCTCAGCATCGACCCGATTGCGCGCGAGGCGCGGGTGGATGGGCAGGCGGTCGAGCTCACGCCGCGCGAGTTTGATCTGCTGTACTTCTTTGCACGCCAGCCTGGCAAGGTGTTTTCACGGCTCGATCTGCTCAACCAGGTCTGGGGTTACCAGCACGATGGTTACGAGCACACCGTGAACACGCATATCAATCGGCTGCGCACCAAGATCGAGAAGAACCCGGCCGATCCCCGACGCATTCTCACCGTCTGGGGCCGTGGCTACAAACTCGTGGAGGAAGCCCTGTGA